TTAGCATACAAATAAGTTACTGGTGCAGTAGGCTGGGCTCTAGTCTTACTTATTTGCATCTTATCAAGATTAATGATATGATTACAGCTGTACTACTCGAAAAAAAAGGGGGATTGACCCCATTAGTCTGGAGTTGCACCCGTCCATTATCCAGAAGCTTCCAGTTCATTTTTTCAACATCAGGggtctgcttttttttttttttttaaagattcttTCACAAACCTCCCAAATTCCTTAATGCTTTTTCAGCTGTGCAAAAGACGTTAAACTATCAGTTCTAGATTCTGTTTTTGCCACCAAAAGCCACTATAATACACTTGAATTCTGGCTAGTTTAGAAGCTTGATATACTTCTAGAAAGCTCAATTTTTTTCCTCAAACCTCAATAAGCAaacattttttccaatttttaaatactttcattTAAACATAGTTTGGTTTAGTTTAGCATAATACTGGATTCGGTGGCAAACTTCAACTATCTGATCCATGTTGCACCATCAGCCACCAAGCTGCTGTTGTATTTGTAGTACATGATAAGCAGGTTGGAATAACTTAGTTCTGATCTGATGGTAGTGATAACATCATTTAGAGAAATATATTATCTACTCTGGTGTTAGATCTTTAAAGAAATTAATGAttgaataagaaaaaagaaatcatggatcaagaagAAAAGGTATAAAATAACTAAGATTACTGAAAGCCTTTAGTGGAATATTATGCctttctaatttctattatcaCATGCAATACAGAAACTGGCTGTAGATCCATTTTCTGTTTGTGATTTTTATATTTCAGTTTTCAAGCAGTTTGGACTGACTCATAATCGATCATGTTATTCAAAACACCTTCCATTCTAGGAGTCAAAGCATATAATGGATTGAATGTTTTAGAGTACTTAAATTGAACTTATAAACGTTTGTTGCTGTTACTGGTTGTTCATCTCATTAGAGTTGCACAGAACTGGAAGAATTGCCATGCATATATGAATGGTTAAATTCATTGAATTAAGCAGCACACCAGAATGATGATTATCCTGGCTAACCAACATTCTTGGCCTACAGTCATGGTGATGGGGACTCTTGTTTATGGTATCAAATACACAATTCCAGAGTACATATGCACCTTCCTTGTTGCTGGAGGGGTATCAGCATTTGCACTTTCCAAGGTAGAAATTACCCTCTTTATACTACTTTAtagtatgatgaaaatataaacaAAAAGCATATATTGCATTGCCATTACACAGATATATCTGCATCATGCCTTTGCATTTTACCAATTTCCGCATGGAATGGAAATGACATGTACCTGGTGGTACCTCCTGCCTCCTTGATGAAGTGTCACTCCCAGATGTGGAAGGCCAACAAACATGTGACTATTAATTGCAGTGATGTGGGCACTTTTACATGTTGCTTGTTACTGCTTTCCTCGATTGTTAACTGATATTGGGAAATCCTTATAAGTGCTGCTTTGCTTGACTACACTCACCCACACTGTAATGCCAAAAACCTCTGTTATAGGTTACAACAATATGATGCTTAATCTTTCAGCTTATGGACCTCAAAATGTGGTTTATAGAATTTCACGCACTAATGCAAGCATGTCTCTGGCCGATACATTACTGTGATCCATTGCAGACCAGCTCAAAGACTATGAATAAGCTTGCTCGTCCAAATGCTCCTCTTGGTTATGGGCTCTGCTTTTTAAACTTGGCATTTGATGGCTTCACAAATGCTACCCAGGATTCTATAAATGCAAGGTAATTCCAGTTCTCCAGAACTCAAATCTAACACCCACCTCCCTTTCTCAAAATCATCCTCCCATGTAGCATAGTTTACACTGACTAGCATGGGAAACCACACTATAAACAAATTCAGATCCTTAAGATCTCCTACTTTCTGACAGGTACCCAAAGACCACTGCCTGGGATATAATGCTGGGAATGAATCTATGGGGCACCATTTATATTGTTGTTTATATGTTTGGCTGGCCACATGCCAGTGGTTTTACGGCTGTGCAGTTTTGCAGAGAACACCCAGAGGCAGCATGGGACATCCTCGTCTACTGCCTGTGTGGGGCTGTTGGGCAGAATTTCATGTTCTTGACTATAAGTTGCTTCGGCTCACTTGTCAACACAACCATCACGACCACCCGCAAGTTTGTGAGCATTGTGGTGTCCTCCTTGCTAAGTGGCAATCCTTTGTCCTTGAAGCAATGGGCAAGTGTCTTGATGGTCTTCTCAGGGCTCTCCTTTCAGATCTTTCTCAAATGGAGGAAGCTACAGAGgatacaaaagaagaaaaaaggtgcATGAGATAGTCTCGTGCTTAGCCCCTGATATTGCCTTTTCCCGCTATTATTGTGGGTTAAGCCTAAAATGGCTTTGATGGCTCCTTGATTTTAGGTAGATTTACGTTGATAAGTAACCGAAATTTAGTTGTTACATGTTACAGATGTATTTTTACTATTAATTCAATTACAAGTGAAACGTTCATCATCTCCTATTGAGGTCCAATACATGTCAATCCTTAACCAATGCATGTTTTATATCAGTTTTGACATTGGTATGGATGTGGCTATGAACTTTATTATTTAACTGAGGCGTTTGTACTTTTTGTGGTTGAAACAATCCATCTGCATTTTGATACATGTTTTTTTATCTACTTTGTAAAATGCTCACAGAATCAAATAATCCCAAGAATCCAATCAAGTTGTATGCCAACATTTATAAAGCATTGCGATCAGATGATGTGTAGACTACACCCATGGGTTGACAAGCATCTCATACTTGGCCAGAAAGTCCTAGTATGTTTTTTCTGACTAATTTCTTAACTGAAAACCAtaccatcagaacatgatctcTTAAAACTCATTTTTATCATCTTTGTCGGCCAGTTAGCCTCAGTGCATGAACACAATTCCACAACCCGAAGAGGAAGTAAACTGAGGGTGAAATATTGCATAAAAGAATGACAAAGTAAATTATAATTATCAACTAAATGAAATTTCATTTATATAGTAAAAAGGATCCTCTGTAATTCTTTAAAAGTAAGCACTATACTTCTCTCTTGTAGTTTCTTTCTTCTGAATTCGCATATTATCTATTCAAAGAAGGGAATCGAATATGACAAAGGGCACTTCCCATCCTAAAATGTTTCCTGAGATGATGCATGCGGTTCATGTCATTGTGGCTCTTAATGATGCTCTGTCCAAGCTTCTGATCGGTAGAAAGTGGTAGCTGGGCTGCTCATATTCGTTGCCACAAGAGTATTTGTTCTTttttatgttaggatttgacatctcaAGATTCAATCCATATCGAATCCACAATGAGATTCGCGatgaaaatggagtccaacgagatcaaaatCATCTCAAACGAATTTCGGACAGATGAGATATGCGTGAGAGAAGTCAGCACGGAACTCAGAGCGGTAGAGGACTGCTGGCGGGCTAGCGGAGCGGCGGCGGCACGGCCGCACGCGGCCCAGGCGCAGCAGCGCGCGGCCGCATGCTGCCAGCGTGCGGCGCCCGGCCCAGGCTCAGGCGCGCGGGCGTGCaggccgacccaggcccaggcgcctgcTTGGGAGCCCGtagcccgatccaccgtggaccggacggTGCACAGAGAAGTCAGTGGATCGTgtgggcattttccacgcatTTCTCGTGGTCCATAGAACTATTCTATGGATCAATCACGATCGGACAGCTCTGGTAGCTTGCGGTCATGATCCAACGGCTTGAGAATCTCGTTTGGGCTTGGgcttgattaggagtcctaataagCATCTAATTGCGTTttagccctttaaaagggcctgtacaCAAACAGGAACTTGTGAGTGGTTTGGTGGCTTGATTTTGTGGATGCGCGGATGGCTCCATGTGTGAACCAGAGAAGAGGACCCATGGAGAGAGAGAGCACGCAACGTTGAGAGGAGCATGGAGGCTCTGGACAGCAGATAGTGGTCGCTTCAGGAGTTTAggaggtcttcctagagagagagtttttatgaGAGAGAACTTTCTATGAGGAAAAAattgggtgtatgagggttgaggataagatctcctcttataatatttttttcatagtaaagtttgcatgccccgtggaggtgagcctttttttggctgattcatatatttgattgttttctgttctatttcttctttctttttgctgcATCGTACAGTATCGAAAAGGTCCTGGGAGATAGTGTTCTGGTCAGACAtctacccaacaagtggtatcagagtgagacagtacaaagacgcagattgcagcggtggtgagcaagactgaagatggagaagacatgatcaatcaagatggagatcaacaagtttgatggaaagagtaatttcttcttaTGGCAGGCAAAGGTGAAaaatgtgctcatccagcaagggttgatcgatgctctcttatgcgaagagaagccgactaccatagaGGTGCAGAATTAGAAATAGccacagatgcaggtggtgagtaccatccgcatgtacctagcggatgaggtggtgatccatgtgcttagcgagactttttcgatggtactgtggtcgaagttcgaaaaattgtatatgatgaaatctctcaccaacactctttttttctagaggtagttctaccagctgcagatgattgagggacagagcatgcaggagcatctcagtcactttcagaagatcctcaccgacctccttagtGTTGGCGAGAATATTGAGAAGAAGATCAAGGTACCGATTTTGCTAGCGTTGCTTCcctcttcgtatgagtccttggtgactgctcttctagtgaggaagagcaccatcaagatagacgaggacaccgcggtgatactccagaatgagattttctggagggagaacccagcttcgagctcaggtggcggtagctcagctttggtggtttttggaggagcaggaggcagtagacggagcgacaggagatcgcgacgaggacggtccaagtctaggagggacttgaacaagaccagatgttatcggtgtgacgagttggggcatctagccagagattactcTCAACTCAAGGATCGGACGATGGCTACTGTAGCGACAGCTAGTAGCGATTCAGAGAGAGATGTCttgaagatatctgatgaggtatctactttttttcagtagtggatattagattctgcatgcccctatcatgtatgttgcagagaggagcaatttgactccctagagaacagtgagggcactgtttatctgttggatggatcgagctgtgcgatcagaggcatcgagatGGTCAGCTGAAGGACACATGatgtgcagtgaggagattggaggaggtccgatacatatccgatttcaagcggaatcttatctcactgagtagactagattcaagaggctacaagacggtagctggtggaggaatcctgaaggtgctacgtgatgataggattattttggagagaaagaaggagaagagaagacATTACTACCTGGTGGGGAgctcagtgtgaggtggagcttcaggagccaggaggagcccagagcgaggtagagctccaggtggaggtggatcggacacgagacaggagactcaggaggatgagaggcgacgtcgcaaggtgagattcttatttccgcaggatgataccccgagcatatctcaagtcaggaggagcacagcacacgatggagatgagatcgagcaaCCTAGCTtgactcccatatttgtccatccatgatcagcaggctatTACCCCAGGATAtgagggcgaggagatccagaagctctcgaagtcagGAGGAGGTTGAATATCgtgtcgagatggagattgttagaatttgatacatcgagattcgatccatattgagctcaTAGTGAGATCCGCAATAAAAAATTGAGTtcaatgagatcaagatcacctcaaatgaagctcggatggaggagatatgcgAGAGAGAAGTCAGCACAGAACTCGAAgcgacggaggaccgccggcggccagCGGAGCGGCGGCTGTGCGGCCACATGCGACAGCCCGCAGCCAGTGTGCGGTGCCCAGCCCAGGCCCGGGCACACGGGGCGCGACCCAAGCACGGGCACGTTGGcccagcccaggcccaggcgctcgCTTGGGAGCCCGTTGCCCGATCCATCATAGGTCAGACGGTGCACAGGGAGGTCTGTGGACTGCGTGGGTATTTCCCACACATTTCTCGTGATCCACGAAACTATTTCGTAGatcgatcatgatcggacggctctGGTAGCTTGCGGTCATGATTCAATGGCTTGGGAAccttgtttgggcttgattaggagtCCTGATAAGTATCTAATTGGGTTttagccctttaaaagggcctgtacaTGAAGAGGAACTTGTGGTGTTTCGGTGGCTTGGTTTTGTGGATGCACGGACGGCTCCATGTGTGAACCAGAGAAGAGGACCCATTGAGAGAGTGAGCACGCGATGCTGAGAGGAGCAGGAAGGCTCTGGACAGCGGACAACGGTCACTTCAAGGGTTCAGAGGGTCTTCcttgagagagagcttttgtgaggaagaatttcttgtgagggagaaattgggtatacgagggttgatggtgagatctcctcttataatatttcttttttatagtgaagtttgtataCCCTATGGAGGTGAGTTCTTTTTTGGCTGattcacgtatttgattgttttctgttctatttcttttttcttcctgctgcatcacgcagtatcgaaaagatcctgagaGGTGGTATTCTGATCAAACATCCATCCAACATTTTATTCACTTATTGGATTgataatcttgcatatgactaacTCTTCCAGATTTAAGAGTACTTGTCCTTTTTCATTTGCCTGTTGGATTGATAGATCTTGCATATGCCTAACTCTTCCATTTGAATGCCATCACAAAACATGTTCATTTATTTGCCGGAGGACATAGCGAAGAAGCCTGTGATGTCAGTTAATCTTTGAGTCTCTTACCTTTGTTGGATCGTTACTAGAAATGAGCCAATACTTGCACATGATCTAATCactctttattttcttctttgataAATTTGAAGAATGTTGTCTTATATCCAATCACCACATAATTTTACTCATCTCCACAAGCTTTCCGTAACCTCGCCACTATCCAGTTGTGGTCCTTGaagttatcaaaaaaaaaataatggacttgaaataaaataatattatttattttgaagGTACTCAAAGGCTCAAAATGCTCATTATTCCATTACAAAATGACCCCATGGGTATTTATAGCCACTAGGGGAACTTACTAGACACAATACATCACTAAATATGCATTTATAACACTTCTTCTCAAGGGTCATATCCATATTTCGAGATTAATTCATAATGACTCATGCATATTCTAGATAATGGGAGTTTCTATATGACTCTTGGACTTCCAAAACTCTTACACTTTCAACACTAATAATAGTACAATTAAGTTTATTTACTAACACCCCCCTTAAACTTAATTGTATTCCATCCTTCATGCCAAGTAAGTTCTTGAGTTTGTAAAAATAATTTGCTGCAAGTGGCTTGGTGAAGATATCAGCAACTTGATCATAAGTCTTCGTATAAGTTAACTCCACATTCTTCTCTTTTACATGCTCCCTTATGAAATGAAAACGAATGTCGATATGCTTACTCCTTTCATAATAGATCGGATTCTTTGCTAAAGCCATTGCCAACTTGCTATCCACATATATCTTAGTAATATTAATTTGAGAGAAATAGATATCTTGTAACAATTTTCTAAGCAATATGCCATAACAAACACATGAAGATACCGCAACATATTCCGCCTCACAAGTAGAAAGAAtcacaatagcttgcttcttagaAAGTCAAGTGAATGCCGTATTACCCATATAGAAAACGAATCCGATTGTACTCTTTCTATCATCCGAATTTCCTCCCCAATCACTATCCGAATAACCAAAAAGTCGAAAATCATAAGAAGGAGAATACATTAATCCATGAGATATAGTACCTCGGATGTAACGAAGAATTTTTTTTGCGGCCTTCCAATGTGTAGATTTTGATTCctctatgaaatgacttaataagCCAACTCCATATAGAATATCCGATCTTGTGCATGTGAGATATCTTAAGCTTCCAACTAAGCTTTTATAAAGAGTAGGATTTATTACCTTACCTTcttcaaattttgatagtttgACTCCACAATCAACAGGGATGCTTATTAGCTTACAATCTTCCATCTTAAACCTCTTAAGAATCTCCTTTGCATATACTTCTTGAGAAATGAAGATGCCTTCATTGTTTTGCTTAACCTCTAAGCTGAAAAAATATGACATAAGCTCCAAATCTGTCATCTCAAACTCTAGGGCCATAGGTTGCTTGAATTCTTCAAACACTTGAGGGTTGCTTCCTGTAAAAATAAGATCATCTACATATAAGAAAACAAACAATATatcttcattcttcttcttcatatatAAGGCATGCTCATATGGACATTGCATGAAGTCATTAGCTTTAAAGTATACATCAATTCTACTattccatgctctaggtgcttgtttcaagccATAGAGTGCCTTCTTCAACTTTAAGATCTTTTCTTCATAACCCTTCTTCACATACCCTTCGGGTTGATTCACATAGACTTCTTCTAAAATTCCATTCAAAAAAACTGATTTGATATCCATTTGAAGAATTGGCCATTTGAACTGTGCTGCAATAGAGATGAGCAATCTTATAGTTTTCATGCGAGTAACTGGAGCGAACACTTCTTCATAGTCAATACCAGCTTGTTGCTTGTAGCTTTTAGCTACCAATCTTGCTTTGTACTTCTCTATTTGTCCTTgagcattcttcttcttcttgtaaaCCCATTTAACATCTATGGATTTATGGCCTTCAGGGAGAGTAGTAAGTTCTCAAGTATCATTTTTCTCTATTGCTTTGATCTCCTCATCCATGGTGGCTTTTCAAATCTTATCTTGTATTGCATCTtcaaaagaaatattttcattgttagCCAAAAGACAAATGAGATTAAGTTCGTTTGTTACCTTATATAGCTCTTGCAAACTCCTTATCTTCCTTTGCATTGGACTATCATCCAAAAGAGGTGGTACTCTAGAATGTGAAGATGAAGGTGGTGAAGAAACTTCAAAATGCACCTttg
The sequence above is a segment of the Elaeis guineensis isolate ETL-2024a chromosome 7, EG11, whole genome shotgun sequence genome. Coding sequences within it:
- the LOC105047893 gene encoding UDP-galactose/UDP-glucose transporter 3 isoform X2; the encoded protein is MEAHGGGVGRVLLLAFCIAGIWSAYITQGVLQETVSTKRFGPDGKRFEHLSFLNLAQNVVCLIWSFLMIKVWSRSSARGAPWWSYWSASITNTIGPAMGIEALKYISYPGQVLAKSSKMIPVMVMGTLVYGIKYTIPEYICTFLVAGGVSAFALSKTSSKTMNKLARPNAPLGYGLCFLNLAFDGFTNATQDSINAREHPEAAWDILVYCLCGAVGQNFMFLTISCFGSLVNTTITTTRKFVSIVVSSLLSGNPLSLKQWASVLMVFSGLSFQIFLKWRKLQRIQKKKKGA
- the LOC105047893 gene encoding UDP-galactose/UDP-glucose transporter 3 isoform X1; the protein is MEAHGGGVGRVLLLAFCIAGIWSAYITQGVLQETVSTKRFGPDGKRFEHLSFLNLAQNVVCLIWSFLMIKVWSRSSARGAPWWSYWSASITNTIGPAMGIEALKYISYPGQVLAKSSKMIPVMVMGTLVYGIKYTIPEYICTFLVAGGVSAFALSKTSSKTMNKLARPNAPLGYGLCFLNLAFDGFTNATQDSINARYPKTTAWDIMLGMNLWGTIYIVVYMFGWPHASGFTAVQFCREHPEAAWDILVYCLCGAVGQNFMFLTISCFGSLVNTTITTTRKFVSIVVSSLLSGNPLSLKQWASVLMVFSGLSFQIFLKWRKLQRIQKKKKGA